Proteins found in one Haemorhous mexicanus isolate bHaeMex1 chromosome 23, bHaeMex1.pri, whole genome shotgun sequence genomic segment:
- the LOC132337723 gene encoding chymotrypsin-C-like: MLGVVCLIVLLGYAYGCGQPAVPPQLSSRVVGGEDAVAHSWPWQISLQYSRSGSWYHTCGGTLIAPQWVLTAAHCISSSMTYRVVLGMQDLSEDDEPGSVAVGVEKMIVHEDWDSYLIINDIALVKLAEEVQETDTIRAACLPAADKILPNNYPCYVTGWGRIRTNGPLATILQQALLPVVDYKTCSKWDWWGSLVLETMVCAGGDGVVSGCKGDSGGPLNCQRDDGIWEVDGIVSFGSGLGCNLKKKPTVFTRVSAYIDWINKKMSTN, encoded by the exons ATGCTGGGAGTTGTCTGTCTCATCGTGCTGCTGGGCTACG CCTATGGATGCGGTCAGCCGGCCGTGCCACCACAGCTGAGCTCCCGCGTGGTGGGCGGTGAAGATGCTGTAGCCCACAGCTGGCCATGGCAG ATCTCGCTGCAGTACAGCCGCTCTGGGTCTTGGTACCACACTTGTGGCGGGACCCTCATTGCCCCCCAGTGGGTGCTGACAGCTGCCCACTGCATCAG CTCTTCCATGACTTATCGTGTGGTGCTGGGCATGCAGGACCTGTCAGAGGATGACGAGCCCGGTTCTGTGGCCGTGGGTGTGGAGAAGATGATTGTCCATGAAGATTGGGATTCCTACCTCATCAT CAACGACATTGCCCTGGTCAAGCTGGCAGAGGAGGTGCAGGAGACTGACACCATCCGTGCCGCCTGCCTGCCGGCTGCCGACAAGATCCTGCCCAACAACTACCCCTGCTATGTCACCGGCTGGGGACGCATCAGGA CCAACGGGCCCCTGGCCACGATcctgcagcaggctctgctgcctgtggtggACTACAAGACCTGCTCCAAGTGGGACTGGTGGGGCAGCCTCGTGCTCGAGACCATGGTGTGCGCCGGCGGTGACGGCGTCGTCTCTGGATGCAAA GGCGATTCTGGGGGCCCCCTGAACTGCCAGCGCGATGATGGGATCTGGGAGGTCGACGGCATTGTCAGCTTCGGCTCCGGCCTGGGCTGCAACCTGAAAAAGAAGCCGACAGTCTTCACCCGGGTGTCTGCCTACATTGACTGGATCAACAAG AAAATGAGCACGAACTGA
- the EFHD2 gene encoding EF-hand domain-containing protein D2, with the protein MAAAAEEPEGRRGRGPRPGPAPGSPAGRAVGEGSPGGSGRRVFSPAGEFREFSRRQLRDMERLFRQYDAGKDGFIDLMELKLMMEKLGAPQTHLGLKNMIKEVDEDLDSKLSFREFLLIFRKAAAGELQEDSGLHTLARLSEIDVSTEGVKGAKNFFEAKAQAINEASRFEEEIKAEQEEKKKQAEELKQRKAAFKELQSTFTQ; encoded by the exons atggcggcggcggcggaggagccggaggggcggcggggccgggggccgcGGCCGGGGCCGGCGCCGGGCAGCCCCGCGGGGCGGGCGGTGGGCGAGGGCTCGCCCGGGGGCAGCGGCCGCCGCGTCTTCAGCCCCGCCGGGGAGTTCCGCGAGTTCTCCCGGCGGCAGCTCCGCGACATGGAACGGCTCTTCCGACA GTATGATGCAGGGAAAGATGGCTTCATTGACCTGATGGAGCTGAAGCTGATGATGGAGAAGCTGGGGGCtccacagacacacctgggactgAAGAACATGATCAAGGAGGTGGATGAAGACCTGGACAGCAAGCTCAGTTTTCGAGAG TTCCTGCTGATTTTCcggaaggcagcagcaggtgagctGCAGGAGGACAGTGGGCTGCACACCCTGGCCCGGCTCTCTGAGATTGATGTCTCCACAGAGGGGGTGAAAGGCGCCAAGAACTTCTTTGAGGCCAAG GCACAAGCCATCAATGAAGCCAGCAGGTTTGAGGAGGAgatcaaagcagagcaggaggagaagaagaagcaggcagaggagctgaagCAGAGGAAGGCAGCCTTCAAGGAGCTGCAGTCCACCTTCACGCAGTGA
- the LOC132337813 gene encoding chymotrypsin-C-like, with product MLGAVCLIVLLGYAYGCGQPAVPPQLSSRVVGGEDAVAHSWPWQISLQYSRSGSWYHTCGGTLIAPQWVLTAAHCISSSMTYRVVLGMQDLSEDDEPGSVAVGVEKMIVHEDWDSYLIINDIALVKLAEEVQETDTIRAACLPAADKILPNNYPCYVTGWGRIRTNGPLATILQQALLPVVDYKTCSKWDWWGSLVLETMVCAGGDGVVSGCQGDSGGPLNCQRDDGIWEVDGIVSFGSSLGCNLKKKPTVFTRVSAYIDWINEKMSTN from the exons ATGCTGGGAGCTGTCTGTCTCATCGTGCTGCTGGGCTACG CCTACGGATGCGGTCAGCCGGCCGTGCCACCACAGCTGAGCTCCCGCGTGGTGGGCGGTGAAGATGCTGTAGCCCACAGCTGGCCATGGCAG ATCTCGCTGCAGTACAGCCGCTCTGGGTCTTGGTACCACACTTGTGGCGGGACCCTCATTGCCCCCCAGTGGGTGCTGACAGCTGCCCACTGCATCAG CTCTTCCATGACTTACCGTGTGGTGCTGGGCATGCAGGACCTGTCAGAGGATGACGAGCCCGGTTCTGTGGCCGTGGGTGTGGAGAAGATGATTGTCCATGAAGATTGGGATTCCTACCTCATCAT CAACGACATTGCCCTGGTCAAGCTGGCAGAGGAGGTGCAGGAGACTGACACCATCCGTGCCGCCTGCCTGCCGGCTGCCGACAAGATCCTGCCCAACAACTACCCCTGCTATGTCACCGGCTGGGGACGCATCAGGA CCAACGGGCCCCTGGCCACGATcctgcagcaggctctgctgcctgtggtggACTACAAGACCTGCTCCAAGTGGGACTGGTGGGGCAGCCTCGTGCTCGAGACCATGGTGTGCGCCGGCGGCGACGGCGTCGTCTCTGGATGCCAA GGCGATTCTGGGGGCCCCCTGAACTGCCAGCGCGATGATGGGATCTGGGAGGTCGACGGCATCGTCAGCTTcggctccagcctgggctgcaacCTGAAAAAGAAGCCGACAGTCTTCACCCGGGTGTCTGCCTACATTGACTGGATCAATGAG AAAATGAGCACGAACTGA